The segment GGCAAAGCAGTCTCTAAAACAATCATTGGCACACCTGCCTGTAAATGCTCGCGCGCTACTTTGACACCATCAGCTGTATGCGTATCAATCATGACACCATATTGCTCGTAAACATTACGGATCGTATCTAAACGGTTTTGATGGGTACTACGACCAGACTGAAAACCATACTGATCAATCTCTTGAAAGACAGCATCTTGAGAGATGTCAAAGCCGCCAGCAGTATCCACTTGCTTAAACATCTCCGCAGTTGCTGGGCCATTCTGACCCATGAGATCGAAAACAAAACGCTCAAAATTACTAGCTTTAGAAATATCCATCGATGGACTTGAGGTATGCAGTGTTTCAGCAGACTTACGGGCACGATACACGCCAGTGCGGAAGAACTCGTCAAGCACATCATTCTCATTGGTTGCCACAACTAAATGCGCAATCGGCAAACCCATCATGCGGGCTATGTGACCAGCGCAGATATTGCCAAAGTTTCCTGATGGCACGGTGAAGGATACTTTTTCAGCGCTAGACTTGCTAGCTAATAAGTAACCTTGAAAGTAATACACTACCTGGGCAACAACGCGACCCCAGTTAATTGAATTTACAGTACCAATTTGATTACCGGCCTTAAAAGCATGATCATTGCTAACAGCTTTGACAATGTCCTGACAATCATCAAATACACCCGCTACTGCTAGGTTAAAAATATTGGGGTCTTGCAAGGAGTACATTTGCGCCGATTGAAAAGCGCTCATCTTGCCGCGTGGTGAAAGCATAAATACCTTCACGCCCTCTTTGCCGCGCATGGCATATTCCGCTGCGCTACCCGTATCACCAGAAGTTGCGCCCAAGATATTGAGTTTCTGCCCGTTTTTCTTTAAGGCATATTCAAAAAGATTGCCAAGCAACTGCATGGCCATATCTTTGAATGCTAAGGTTGGGCCATTAGAAAGACTCAACAAACCAATGCGCGTCCCGTTTTCTTCGCCCAACCAGTGTAGCGGTGTAATGTCTTTTGCATTATCTTCTGGACGACCATTGCAATAGACTTGCTCGGTATAGGTTTTACGCAATAAGGCGCGCAAATCATTCTCAGGAATGTCGTCGCAATACAAACTCAAAATCTCAAACGCAAGATCTGCATAGGACAAACCACGCCAAGAATCTAGTTGTGCTTTGGTGACTTGCGGATATTGCGTCGGTAAATACAAACCACCATCTGGCGCTAAACCACCTAGCAGAATTTCTAGAAAAGATTGTTGTGGGCTATTGCCTCGAGTCGATTGATAACGCATGGCTTGAGCTTAAGACAAATTTTCTAAACGAATTTTGACAACTTCACCAGCCACAGTCTTGAGATTTTGAATTTCAGCAATTGCAGCCAGCATATGCTTTTCTTTAGTCTCATGGGTCAAAGCAACCAAGTCAGTTTGACTCTCGCCCTCATCCGCTTCTTTTTGTAAGAGCGCATCGATTGAAATACTGTGCGCCGCCAAGATCTTAGTAATATCAGCCAAGACACCTGCCTGATCGGCTACACGCAAGCGCAAGTAGTAGCTCGTTGTAATCTCGCCCATCGGCAAGACGGTAATATCACGTACAGCATCCGGCTGGAAGGCTAAATACGGAACGCGGTTCTCAGGACTAGCACCTAAGAGGCGGGTAATGTCTACTAGGTCGGCAATCACAGCGGAAGCTGTAGGCTCCGAGCCTGCACCCTTGCCATAGTAAAGAGTGGTACCCACTGCATCACCAAATACCTGCACCGCATTCATTGCGCCTTCCACGTTTGCAATTAAACGCTTCGTTGGAATTAAGGTTGGGTGCACACGTAACTCAACACCAGTCGTTGTCTTTTTGGCAATGCCCAGTAACTTAATACGGTAGCCCAATTGCTCAGCATATTTAATATCAATCGCATCAAGCTTAGTAATGCCTTCCACATGGGCTTTTTCAAACTGCATTGGGATACCAAATGCAATTGCACTCATGATGGTTGCTTTATGAGCGGCATCGACACCTTCAATATCAAAGGTAGGGTCTGCTTCTGCGTAACCTAAACGCTGCGCTTCCTTCAAAACAGTCGCAAAGTCCAAACCTTTATCGCGCATCTCCGAGAGGATGAAGTTTGTTGTGCCATTAATAATTCCGGCAATCCATTCAATGCGGTTGGCTGTTAAGCCCTCACGTAAAGCCTTAATGATTGGAATACCACCAGCAACCGCTGCCTCAAATGCAACCATCACACCTTTGTCATGCGCAGCTTTAAAAATCTCATTACCATGAACAGCAATCAAAGCCTTATTAGCAGTAACAACATGCTTACCCGCAGCAATGGCCTCAAGAACCAGGTCCTTAGCGATGCCATAGCCGCCAATCAGCTCAACCACTACATCAATCTCAGGATTACTGATGACAGAGCGCGCATCACTCACTACTTGAGCGCGATCTTTAACCAATTCTTTAGCGCGATCTACATTTAAATCAGCAACAGTATTAATCCGAATACCGCGGCCAGCGCGGCGAGTGATTTCATCTTGATTGCGCTCGAGAACAGTAAATACACCCCCACCTACTGTGCCAATACCTAATAGACCAACTTGAATCGGTTTCATGATGCCTTTGTTGCGGTTTAATTAGTCGCTTTACGACTATGCTTTTGACGATAACGCTCCAGAAAACGTGCCAGACGACCAATTGCTTCTGTCAGCACATCTTCGTGAGGTAAGAACACTACACGGAAGTGATCAGGCTTAGCCCAGTTAAACCCAGAGCCTTGCACTAGCAATACTTTTTCTTCTTTTAGAAGATCAGCTACAAATTGCTGATCATCCTTGATTGGGTAAATTTCAGGATCAAGCCTTGGAAATAAATAAAGGGCAGACTTGGGTTTGACACAAGTCACACCCGGAATTGCAGTAATGAGCTTCCAAGCTAAATCACGCTGCTTAGCTAAGCGACCACCTTCGGCCACCAAATCATTAATGCTTTGATAGCCACCAAGCGCTGTTTGAATGGCGTATTGACCTGGGACGTTGGCACACAGACGCATTGAAGAAAGCATATTGAGGCCTTCAATGTAATCCCGAATCATCTCTTTATCGCCAGACACAATCATCCACCCAGCACGATAGCCACAAGAGCGGTAGTTCTTGGATAAACCATTAAAGGTGATGATGACAACATCCGTTGATAGCGAAGCCAAAGAGATATGTTTCTCTTGGTCATACAGCATCTTGTCGTATATCTCGTCGGCAAACAAAATCAAGCCATGCTCACGTGCAATGGCTGTGATCTCCTGCAAAACTTCCTTAGAGTAAATAGCGCCCGTTGGATTGTTGGGGTTAATCACCACAATCGCTTTGGTCTTCGGGGTAATTTTTTTGCGCAGGTCATCCAAATCTGGAGCCCACTCTTTTGCTTCATCACAAAGATAATGAATCGGAGTGCCGCCCGACAAACTGACCGCAGCAGTCCACAGCGGGTAGTCAGGTGCAGGCACCAGAACTTCATCACCATTATTGAGCAAGGCATTCATAGACAAGACAATGAGTTCAGAAACACCATTGCCGGTATAGATGTCATCTAAAGCAACGCCCTGGATGCCCTTTTCTTGGCAATACTGCATGATTGCCTTGCGCGCAGCAAAAATTCCCTTGGAATCAGAGTAGGCTGAAGCGTTACCCAAATTGCGAATCATGTCCAACTGAATCTCTTCGGGAGGATCAAAGCCA is part of the Polynucleobacter sp. es-EL-1 genome and harbors:
- the thrC gene encoding threonine synthase, producing the protein MRYQSTRGNSPQQSFLEILLGGLAPDGGLYLPTQYPQVTKAQLDSWRGLSYADLAFEILSLYCDDIPENDLRALLRKTYTEQVYCNGRPEDNAKDITPLHWLGEENGTRIGLLSLSNGPTLAFKDMAMQLLGNLFEYALKKNGQKLNILGATSGDTGSAAEYAMRGKEGVKVFMLSPRGKMSAFQSAQMYSLQDPNIFNLAVAGVFDDCQDIVKAVSNDHAFKAGNQIGTVNSINWGRVVAQVVYYFQGYLLASKSSAEKVSFTVPSGNFGNICAGHIARMMGLPIAHLVVATNENDVLDEFFRTGVYRARKSAETLHTSSPSMDISKASNFERFVFDLMGQNGPATAEMFKQVDTAGGFDISQDAVFQEIDQYGFQSGRSTHQNRLDTIRNVYEQYGVMIDTHTADGVKVAREHLQAGVPMIVLETALPIKFEETIEVALGRPAECPSAFKDIKSKPQRVENIDADVTQVKNFITSHLS
- a CDS encoding homoserine dehydrogenase, whose amino-acid sequence is MKPIQVGLLGIGTVGGGVFTVLERNQDEITRRAGRGIRINTVADLNVDRAKELVKDRAQVVSDARSVISNPEIDVVVELIGGYGIAKDLVLEAIAAGKHVVTANKALIAVHGNEIFKAAHDKGVMVAFEAAVAGGIPIIKALREGLTANRIEWIAGIINGTTNFILSEMRDKGLDFATVLKEAQRLGYAEADPTFDIEGVDAAHKATIMSAIAFGIPMQFEKAHVEGITKLDAIDIKYAEQLGYRIKLLGIAKKTTTGVELRVHPTLIPTKRLIANVEGAMNAVQVFGDAVGTTLYYGKGAGSEPTASAVIADLVDITRLLGASPENRVPYLAFQPDAVRDITVLPMGEITTSYYLRLRVADQAGVLADITKILAAHSISIDALLQKEADEGESQTDLVALTHETKEKHMLAAIAEIQNLKTVAGEVVKIRLENLS
- a CDS encoding pyridoxal phosphate-dependent aminotransferase — its product is MKPILKSEKLNDVCYDIRGPVLELAQRMEEEGHKIIKLNIGNVGVFGFDPPEEIQLDMIRNLGNASAYSDSKGIFAARKAIMQYCQEKGIQGVALDDIYTGNGVSELIVLSMNALLNNGDEVLVPAPDYPLWTAAVSLSGGTPIHYLCDEAKEWAPDLDDLRKKITPKTKAIVVINPNNPTGAIYSKEVLQEITAIAREHGLILFADEIYDKMLYDQEKHISLASLSTDVVIITFNGLSKNYRSCGYRAGWMIVSGDKEMIRDYIEGLNMLSSMRLCANVPGQYAIQTALGGYQSINDLVAEGGRLAKQRDLAWKLITAIPGVTCVKPKSALYLFPRLDPEIYPIKDDQQFVADLLKEEKVLLVQGSGFNWAKPDHFRVVFLPHEDVLTEAIGRLARFLERYRQKHSRKATN